One genomic window of Ilyobacter polytropus DSM 2926 includes the following:
- a CDS encoding sigma-70 family RNA polymerase sigma factor translates to MSLNIKKLKKKIKEKVLLQKDFEEFVCQECSEEKDFQDLIDLIFKENIEIQENEENYEDNIGDGYYSEEILEQYFHDISLYTPIPKEKEKDIVKKAQDGDEEAREMLVTSNLKLVAKIAMKYSKSGVNYIDLIQDGTIGLIAAIDKYDLSKGHSFTSYSVWWIKREIINSIANRINAIKIPSYVYLMNKKIRIFEDDFMERNNKKPSYQEISEALNLSLEEVEKMKEASEIGVGGFADGNEPDLGDFNTVDQIDKELNLLEERSKISNLMRKISPEEQKVVEMYYGLDDNKRLGFKEISKIMGVSVEKVKFLKERAILKLKCANERMWG, encoded by the coding sequence ATGTCTTTAAATATAAAAAAATTAAAGAAAAAAATTAAAGAAAAGGTACTTCTTCAGAAGGATTTTGAAGAGTTTGTATGCCAAGAGTGCAGCGAAGAGAAGGATTTTCAGGACCTTATTGACCTTATTTTTAAAGAGAATATAGAAATACAGGAGAATGAAGAAAATTATGAAGATAATATAGGAGACGGTTATTATAGTGAAGAGATATTAGAACAGTATTTTCATGATATCTCACTGTATACTCCGATACCAAAAGAAAAAGAAAAAGATATAGTAAAAAAAGCTCAGGATGGTGATGAAGAGGCACGTGAGATGCTTGTAACTTCTAACTTGAAACTAGTCGCTAAGATTGCTATGAAATATTCCAAATCAGGTGTTAATTACATTGACCTTATACAAGACGGAACAATAGGACTTATAGCTGCCATTGATAAATATGATCTTTCTAAGGGTCATAGTTTCACATCTTATTCTGTATGGTGGATAAAAAGGGAGATAATAAACTCTATAGCGAATAGAATAAATGCAATAAAAATACCTAGTTATGTCTATCTTATGAATAAAAAAATAAGAATATTTGAAGATGATTTTATGGAAAGAAATAACAAGAAACCCAGCTATCAAGAAATATCTGAGGCATTGAATTTGTCATTAGAGGAAGTTGAAAAAATGAAAGAAGCATCTGAAATAGGTGTAGGCGGATTTGCAGATGGCAATGAACCAGATCTAGGTGACTTTAACACAGTTGATCAGATAGATAAGGAACTTAATCTTCTAGAAGAGAGAAGTAAAATATCAAATTTAATGAGAAAAATATCTCCTGAAGAGCAAAAGGTAGTGGAAATGTATTATGGTCTTGATGACAATAAAAGATTAGGGTTCAAAGAGATATCCAAAATAATGGGTGTTTCAGTTGAGAAAGTTAAGTTTTTAAAGGAAAGGGCAATACTCAAGCTAAAATGTGCTAATGAGAGGATGTGGGGCTAG